A stretch of the Maridesulfovibrio bastinii DSM 16055 genome encodes the following:
- a CDS encoding cyclic nucleotide-binding domain-containing protein: MSNQTSEYKQHLELIREIKYFSAVSLEAQKVLAYLCVRETFQKGETVFKTGDIDLSAYHLLDGRLEIFIDELDEPIGHFKQGDFFGALTLLGESPRLFTLKAAEQTNCIRLTKDKFTKVREQFPELSDKFMLMTVEDVNTWEKRFLKHMVPECVGCLSTLGLTLI, encoded by the coding sequence ATGAGCAATCAAACCAGTGAATATAAGCAGCATCTGGAACTGATCAGGGAAATCAAGTACTTCTCAGCTGTCAGTCTTGAAGCACAGAAGGTTCTTGCATATTTATGTGTAAGGGAAACTTTTCAAAAGGGTGAGACTGTTTTTAAAACTGGAGACATTGACCTTTCAGCCTACCACCTCCTTGACGGACGGCTGGAAATATTTATTGATGAATTAGATGAACCCATAGGGCATTTTAAACAGGGAGACTTTTTCGGAGCTCTGACTCTCTTAGGAGAATCACCACGATTATTCACTCTAAAAGCTGCTGAACAAACAAACTGCATCCGGCTGACCAAAGATAAATTTACCAAGGTCAGAGAACAATTTCCGGAACTCTCGGATAAATTTATGCTTATGACGGTTGAAGACGTTAATACATGGGAAAAACGATTTCTGAAACACATGGTTCCGGAATGCGTAGGATGCCTGTCGACACTGGGCCTTACTTTAATATAG
- the qrcD gene encoding menaquinone reductase integral membrane subunit QrcD: MDRNLFPEGVTRCGLPKFMAWCGFILLFLLWGVYASFQVFYHGIGVTGLDNYFGFGLWITFDLAVIALGAGAFFTGFLKYILKIDQLKNIINLTVIVGFLCYSGAMLILTMDIGQPGRAWFGYWHPNVHSMLTEVIFCITCYCTVLIIEFIPLILEQKQLNKIPFLHHLAHNLHVNMALFAGIGTFLSTFHQGSLGGMYGVMFGRPYAFREGFFIWPWTFFLFVLSAVGSGPVFTVLICALMEKLTGRKLVDYKVKALMGKIAGAMLCLYMFFKIIDTWAWAVGYLPSVGMTFDQMFYGTIYGKWLLWTELGLCGVLPAIMLITPSIRNKPFWLYTAAILDCAGITINRYVFTVQSIAVPVMPFDKWQTYAPNWAEWATSGMIVAYGALVISLAYRYLPVFPQEVKLNK, encoded by the coding sequence ATGGACAGAAATCTCTTCCCGGAAGGCGTGACTCGTTGTGGTCTGCCCAAGTTTATGGCCTGGTGCGGATTCATACTCCTGTTCCTGCTTTGGGGTGTATACGCCTCTTTTCAGGTATTCTATCATGGAATCGGAGTCACCGGCCTTGATAACTATTTTGGGTTCGGACTTTGGATTACCTTCGACCTTGCAGTAATTGCTCTTGGAGCCGGTGCATTTTTCACCGGATTCCTGAAATACATACTCAAGATTGATCAACTTAAAAATATTATCAACCTGACAGTTATTGTCGGTTTTCTCTGCTACTCCGGAGCTATGCTCATTCTGACCATGGATATCGGTCAGCCCGGTAGAGCCTGGTTCGGTTACTGGCACCCTAATGTGCATTCCATGCTCACAGAAGTTATCTTCTGTATTACATGCTACTGCACTGTTCTGATTATTGAGTTTATTCCGCTGATTCTTGAACAGAAGCAGCTCAATAAGATTCCTTTCCTGCATCACCTTGCTCACAATCTTCATGTGAACATGGCTCTGTTTGCCGGAATCGGAACTTTCCTTTCAACATTCCATCAGGGTTCTCTCGGTGGTATGTACGGTGTAATGTTCGGACGCCCGTATGCATTCCGTGAAGGTTTCTTCATCTGGCCCTGGACTTTCTTCCTCTTTGTTCTCTCTGCTGTTGGTTCAGGACCTGTTTTCACTGTTCTGATCTGCGCTCTCATGGAGAAACTTACAGGTAGAAAACTTGTTGATTACAAAGTTAAAGCTTTGATGGGTAAAATTGCCGGAGCTATGCTCTGCCTGTACATGTTCTTCAAGATCATTGATACCTGGGCATGGGCTGTCGGCTATCTCCCTTCCGTTGGAATGACTTTCGATCAGATGTTCTACGGAACTATCTACGGAAAATGGCTCCTCTGGACAGAGCTTGGACTTTGCGGAGTTCTCCCGGCTATCATGCTGATAACTCCTTCTATCAGAAACAAACCTTTCTGGCTTTATACCGCAGCAATACTTGATTGCGCAGGTATAACCATCAACAGGTATGTATTCACTGTTCAGTCTATTGCTGTGCCTGTTATGCCGTTTGATAAATGGCAGACCTACGCACCTAACTGGGCAGAGTGGGCAACCTCAGGAATGATCGTTGCTTACGGCGCACTGGTTATCAGCCTCGCCTACAGATACCTCCCGGTATTCCCGCAGGAAGTTAAGCTGAATAAGTAG
- the qrcC gene encoding menaquinone reductase iron-sulfur cluster-binding subunit QrcC, giving the protein MHNHIDFETRYVMCVDIDKCTGCGACMVSCQAENNIAPMEDGSNKLKTLTWMLVYELNNGKNFPDREVAYLPRPCMQCENPACVPVCPVVATAKDEEGGIVSQIYPRCIGCRYCMAACPYHARYFGWFDPKWPEGMDKTLSPMTSTRPRGVVEKCNFCHTRLMNARQRARQEGVDPLKMPEDWYQPACVESCPSGAITFGDINNPEHKVHELAHSKYAFRLLEKLGMDPQVYYISRREWVRKQADHHTAEEKH; this is encoded by the coding sequence ATGCATAATCATATTGATTTTGAGACCAGATATGTCATGTGCGTGGATATCGATAAATGTACCGGTTGCGGTGCATGCATGGTATCCTGCCAGGCAGAAAACAATATTGCTCCCATGGAGGATGGCTCCAACAAGCTTAAAACCCTCACATGGATGCTCGTTTATGAACTCAACAACGGTAAAAACTTTCCGGATCGTGAAGTAGCTTATCTTCCCCGTCCGTGTATGCAGTGCGAAAATCCTGCATGCGTTCCTGTTTGTCCTGTTGTTGCTACTGCAAAAGATGAAGAGGGTGGAATTGTCAGCCAGATTTATCCTCGTTGTATAGGTTGCAGATACTGCATGGCTGCCTGTCCTTACCATGCCCGTTATTTTGGATGGTTCGATCCTAAATGGCCTGAAGGAATGGACAAGACTCTTTCTCCGATGACTTCAACCCGCCCAAGGGGTGTTGTTGAGAAATGCAACTTCTGCCACACCAGACTTATGAATGCACGCCAGCGTGCACGTCAGGAAGGTGTTGATCCTTTGAAGATGCCTGAAGATTGGTATCAGCCTGCCTGTGTTGAATCCTGTCCTTCTGGAGCGATTACTTTCGGTGATATAAACAACCCGGAACACAAGGTACACGAACTTGCACACAGTAAGTATGCTTTCCGTCTCCTTGAGAAACTGGGTATGGATCCGCAGGTTTACTACATCAGCCGTCGCGAGTGGGTCCGCAAACAGGCCGACCATCATACGGCTGAAGAAAAGCATTAG
- a CDS encoding ABC transporter ATP-binding protein/permease produces the protein MITKRPLSYWIKKSDLKIQLLLIGIILITVATRVIPLEMQKKIINQAISMRKMDLLLMYSGMYLAAVVSASLLKGVITLLQTYLGQKALARMRKELYAHILTLPLSYFRKANPGMVVSSLVTELAPAGEFVGQSIAVPVTNILTLLSFAGYLFYLNPTMAAISMALYPVVIILIPRLQKRSNRANKKRVDITRNLSSRINETVTGIHEIHGNGSYKIENRKYGQFVDELFKIRIVWILYKQGIKVFNNFFQNLGPFLLFLVGGYLAIQGKFDLGALVAFLSAYEKIYDPWKELMDFYQVHNDASVRYERVMEYFDDEPEFELEPEGREPLKLKGEINVQNLGFAVAGGVRLLKQINMHLDQGEQLALVGFSGSGKSTLAQCISQLYKYTGGSVKIDGYEVADLTKADVVNNTGIVSQSPYIFSGSLKENLLYSCTAVLEGDPQAEEKMPTRDAMIESIQQAGIFVDVLRFGLNTVLDTDQNPELAERIVRIRKNFHTDYGQQLADSVEFYHEGEYLEYSSVMANIIFGNPNDEKYSPQNISTNPAFLEFLRGAQLETPLLSLGREIARQTVDILGNMPMDEVFFEQSPIPTEKFEEYKKLVNHIERRPLQELEAEDRKMLMRLAMDFIPGKHKMVVLPDLLRNLLLDGRKLFFEKVHRMMPNAFSFFRMTDYISSQTILDNILFGKPKSDHPKVQDAINQSMIQLLIEEDLLEKIVEIGMEFDVGTKGDKLSGGQRQKLAIARTFLKNPPIMIMDEATSALDNSSQNRIQNLLETKWKGRSTLISVIHRLDTIKNYDKIAVMKAGKLVEIGPYTDLMNKKGILYELVHGAD, from the coding sequence CAGTTACTCCTCATAGGGATAATACTGATTACAGTTGCCACAAGAGTTATCCCGCTTGAAATGCAGAAAAAGATCATCAACCAGGCTATAAGCATGCGCAAAATGGACCTGCTGCTGATGTATTCAGGCATGTATCTGGCCGCCGTGGTTTCCGCAAGCCTGCTCAAGGGAGTAATAACCCTGCTCCAGACATATCTGGGACAGAAAGCCCTCGCCAGAATGCGTAAAGAACTTTACGCACATATCCTGACCCTGCCTTTGAGCTATTTTCGTAAAGCAAACCCGGGCATGGTCGTTTCTTCACTTGTAACAGAGCTTGCACCGGCAGGAGAATTTGTTGGCCAGTCTATTGCTGTTCCGGTCACTAACATACTTACACTGCTCTCTTTTGCCGGCTACCTGTTTTACCTTAACCCGACAATGGCCGCTATATCAATGGCTCTTTATCCTGTTGTAATAATTCTAATTCCTAGATTGCAAAAGCGCAGCAACCGCGCAAACAAAAAAAGAGTTGATATCACCAGAAACTTGAGCAGCCGTATAAATGAAACAGTTACTGGAATTCATGAAATTCATGGCAATGGTTCTTACAAAATAGAAAACCGTAAATACGGTCAATTCGTCGACGAATTATTCAAGATAAGAATTGTCTGGATTTTATATAAACAGGGCATAAAAGTTTTCAATAATTTCTTCCAGAATCTCGGCCCCTTCCTGCTGTTTTTAGTTGGTGGATATCTGGCAATACAAGGTAAGTTCGATCTTGGTGCTCTCGTGGCTTTTCTTTCGGCCTACGAAAAAATTTACGATCCATGGAAAGAGCTTATGGATTTTTATCAGGTTCATAACGATGCCTCGGTTCGTTACGAACGGGTTATGGAATACTTTGATGATGAACCTGAATTCGAGCTTGAACCTGAAGGCAGGGAGCCTCTTAAGCTTAAAGGTGAAATTAATGTCCAGAACCTCGGCTTTGCAGTAGCCGGAGGAGTAAGGCTTCTCAAACAGATCAATATGCACCTTGATCAGGGAGAACAGCTTGCACTGGTTGGTTTTTCCGGTAGCGGTAAAAGTACTTTGGCACAGTGTATTTCACAGCTTTACAAATATACGGGAGGATCAGTCAAAATTGACGGCTATGAGGTTGCTGATCTTACCAAAGCTGATGTTGTAAACAATACCGGAATAGTCTCCCAGTCTCCGTACATTTTTTCAGGATCATTAAAAGAAAATCTGCTCTATTCCTGTACTGCTGTGCTGGAAGGCGACCCGCAGGCCGAAGAAAAAATGCCCACTCGGGATGCTATGATCGAATCAATTCAACAGGCTGGAATATTTGTTGATGTTCTAAGATTCGGACTTAATACAGTTCTTGATACCGATCAGAATCCTGAACTGGCGGAACGCATAGTCCGCATCAGAAAAAATTTTCACACCGATTACGGGCAACAGCTCGCAGACAGTGTGGAGTTTTATCATGAAGGAGAATATCTGGAATACTCATCAGTAATGGCCAACATTATTTTTGGTAATCCGAATGATGAAAAATATTCTCCTCAAAACATAAGCACCAACCCGGCTTTTCTGGAATTTCTGCGGGGAGCCCAGCTTGAAACACCACTCTTGAGCCTTGGCCGTGAGATAGCAAGACAGACGGTTGATATTCTGGGCAATATGCCGATGGATGAAGTTTTCTTTGAACAAAGCCCGATACCGACAGAAAAATTTGAAGAATATAAGAAGCTTGTAAATCATATTGAAAGGCGTCCGCTACAGGAACTGGAAGCTGAAGACCGAAAAATGCTTATGCGGCTGGCAATGGATTTCATTCCCGGCAAGCATAAAATGGTGGTTCTACCTGATTTACTGCGCAACCTCCTGCTTGACGGGCGCAAACTCTTTTTCGAAAAAGTTCACCGTATGATGCCCAATGCCTTCTCGTTCTTCAGAATGACGGACTATATAAGTTCACAGACTATTCTGGATAATATCCTTTTTGGTAAACCTAAATCAGATCATCCAAAAGTTCAGGATGCTATCAACCAAAGCATGATCCAGCTTCTCATTGAAGAAGATCTCCTTGAAAAGATAGTAGAGATAGGCATGGAATTCGATGTAGGCACCAAGGGGGATAAGCTTTCAGGAGGTCAGCGGCAGAAGCTGGCCATTGCCAGAACCTTCCTCAAGAACCCGCCCATAATGATTATGGATGAGGCAACGTCAGCTCTGGATAACTCCTCACAGAACCGCATTCAGAACCTTCTGGAAACAAAATGGAAGGGTCGGTCAACTTTGATATCAGTAATCCACAGACTTGACACCATTAAGAACTATGACAAGATTGCAGTAATGAAGGCCGGTAAACTTGTTGAAATCGGCCCTTATACTGATCTGATGAATAAAAAGGGAATCCTTTACGAACTCGTACACGGAGCAGATTAG